Genomic DNA from Lutibacter sp. A80:
ATATTGATTCTACTAGAGAAGATTCTCCTTTAGTTAAAGCAGAGGATGCAATTGAAATAGATAATTCTAACCTTGGTTTAGAGGAACAATTTTATAAAATTCACCAAATGGTACAAGAAAAATTAACTAGCCTTTAAGGTATGTTTAAGTATTTATGCGTTTGTAAAGATATTTTCCATTTAGGATATTTCATTACAAAATCAACTATTAAAGGCATCATTTTTTCTCTCTTACTCCACTCAGGTTGTAAATAGAGTTCACAAGCTTTATTAACTTTTGCAGCTTGCTCTTCTGCAAATTTAAAATCGTGTTTGTTAGATACAATAACTTTCAGTTCATGAGCTTCTTTATAAATACCTTCTAGAGGAAGTTTTGTTTTTTTAGGAGATAAACAAATCCAATCCCAACTTCCAGATAGTGGATATGCACCTGAAGTTTCAATATGCGTTTTAATGTTTTTAGACTGTAATTCAGAAGTAATATAATCTAAGCTCCACATTAATGGTTCACCTCCAGTAATAACAACTGTATTTGCATATTTTTTAGCATTTGCAATAATTTTATCTGTGCTTGTTGGTGG
This window encodes:
- a CDS encoding 7-carboxy-7-deazaguanine synthase QueE → MINEETQQQINSGKMLPLMEEFYTIQGEGFHTGKAAYFIRIGGCDVGCHWCDVKESWNASLHPPTSTDKIIANAKKYANTVVITGGEPLMWSLDYITSELQSKNIKTHIETSGAYPLSGSWDWICLSPKKTKLPLEGIYKEAHELKVIVSNKHDFKFAEEQAAKVNKACELYLQPEWSKREKMMPLIVDFVMKYPKWKISLQTHKYLNIP